The proteins below come from a single Mytilus edulis chromosome 5, xbMytEdul2.2, whole genome shotgun sequence genomic window:
- the LOC139524774 gene encoding sulfite oxidase-like: MPILASIAAASTRRFNLYALKGNRSCLSRLPILGSSVETLKLERKIDITQSQRSASSSSTNTRGFEHEHDEHFKWIQHKMVFAAIFGLTGSVLYWKSRNGAIKAASAKSSLQPGGGVQPGLPTYTLSDVEKHKTKEKRIWVTYKNGVYDITDYVTSHPGGTKILLAAGGSIEPYWNMYGVHKQGEIVEMLEELRIGNITEKPKEQAFDKNDPYANDPKRHPAIIPASSKPFNGEPPSAILTDNFLTPNDLFYIRNHLPVPDVNLKSYKLDISVQGPGKFTSFSFDDLKRKFHKKSTAVVLQCAGNRRSEMVKIKPVKGLNWGTSAIGNAEWSGPCLDDLLKQAGIDIDQVTQKHILFCGMDKDPAGSPYEASIPIELARLLKRDIIVAYEMNGQEIPRDHGYPVRIIIPGIVGARQVKWLTSIKLSNEESMCHWQQNDYKGFHSSIDWNNVNFKSVPAIMELPVTSAICEPIEGTDLAPDADEVTVKGYAWSGGGRGIVRVDVSIDGGKTWDSATLSPPKQPMYKTFAWTFWEATLPIPKNHKGKVEIICKAADLSYNVQPDSVEGIWNLRGVLSNAWHRVNISIPKS, translated from the exons ATGCCTATTTTAGCAAGTATTGCAGCTGCTTCTACTAGGAGATTTAATTTATATGCTTTAAAAGGGAATAGATCATGTTTAAGTAGACTTCCTATACTTGGCAGTTCAGTTGAAACATTGAAATTAGAACGAAAAATCGACATTACGCAGAGTCAGAGATCCGCATCATCATCGTCAACAAACACACGTGGCTTTGAACACGAACATGATGAACACTTTAAATGGATACAGCATAAAATGGTATTTGCAGCCATTTTTGGACTGACAG gttCTGTTTTATATTGGAAATCAAGAAATGGTGCGATCAAAGCAGCTTCGGCTAAAAGTAGCCTTCAACCTGGAGGTGGAGTACAGCCAGGCCTGCCCACTTATACTTTATCTGACGTTGAGAAGCACAAGACTAAAGAAAAACGTATTTGGGTAACATACAAAAATGGCGTCTATGATATTACTGACTACGTCACTAGTCATCCGGGAGGAACCAAGATTTTATTGGCAGCAGGTGGCTCTATTGAACCGTATTGGAATATGTATGGAGTCCACAAACAAGGAGAAATCGTTGAAATGTTGGAGGAGCTTAGAATTGGAAATATTACAGAAAAACCAAAGGAGCAAGCATTTGACAAAAACGATCCGTACGCAAATGATCCCAAAAGACACCCAGCTATTATACCAGCCTCTTCAAAACCGTTTAATGGTGAACCACCTTCAGCTATTTTGACGGATAACTTTTTGACACCGAATGATTTGTTCTACATACGGAATCACCTTCCAGTACCAGATGTAAATCTGAAATCTTACAAGCTTGACATTTCAGTACAAGGACCGGGAAAGTTTACGTCCTTTAGTTTTGACGATTTAAAGCGCAAGTTTCATAAGAAATCTACAGCAGTTGTCTTACAGTGCGCGGGTAATCGAAGAAGTGAAATGGTTAAGATAAAACCAGTGAAGGGATTGAACTGGGGAACATCAGCTATTGGTAATGCGGAATGGTCTGGACCTTGCCTTGATGACCTTTTGAAACAAGCTGGTATAGATATTGACCAAGTAACGCAAAAACATATTCTTTTCTGTGGAATGGATAAAGATCCCGCTGGTTCTCCGTATGAAGCTTCTATACCAATAGAATTGGCACGTTTGCTCAAACGTGACATCATCGTGGCGTACGAAATGAATGGTCAGGAGATCCCACGTGATCATGGGTATCCAGTCCGTATTATCATTCCTGGGATCGTTGGCGCCAGACAAGTTAAATGGCTGACTAGTATAAAACTGAGCAACGAAGAAAGTATGTGTCACTGGCAacaaaatgactataaaggtttccattcatccattgactggaaTAATGTCAATTTCAAATCCGTGCCTGCTATCATGGAACTTCCGGTTACCTCTGCTATTTGCGAGCCAATTGAGGGTACTGACTTGGCACCAGACGCTGATGAAGTAACTGTTAAAGGATATGCTTGGAGTGGTGGTGGACGTGGTATTGTCAGAGTAGATGTATCCATTGATGGTGGTAAAACTTGGGATTCAGCAACCTTAAGTCCACCCAAACAACCAATGTACAAAACATTTGCATGGACTTTCTGGGAAGCAACTCTTCCCATTCCAAAGAACCATAAAGGGAAAGTTGAAATAATCTGTAAAGCTGCCGACTTGTCGTATAATGTTCAACCGGATAGTGTAGAGGGGATTTGGAATTTAAGAGGAGTATTGAGCAACGCATGGCATCGTGTGAATATATCTATTCCAAAGTCATAA